In the Pseudomonadota bacterium genome, one interval contains:
- a CDS encoding M3 family metallopeptidase, with the protein MKPTSLLFPVCLALALAACSGADPESSAPADAGATAQTKDAAPDDISVTQAELEGNPFLEEWDTPFGVPPFEEIADEHFLPAFKQGMLEQRADVAAIRDNPDAPTFENTILAMEQVGTLARKVGLVFGPLASTELNDEKRKLQSIIYPMWTRESNKIVLDDALWQRVQAVYQARDTLDLDEQDARLLELTHRQFVRAGAALDEETKTKVAAINEELSGLTTKFGQNLLSSTKAFKLPITDEADTAGLSEAFKSSIWDEDEEAWVVTLDRSVYETFMTQSEVRELREQAFDGYRLRASDGDTDNGPLAIKIAQLRAQRAALLGYDTHADYVLEYNMARTPKGAEDFLLRVWKPGLEQAKVERADMQAMIGDEFEFAGHDWWHYAEKIRKARFDLDENALKPYFELEAVKAGAFELANRLFGITFTQIDAPIWNDGVTAYEVREADGSHLGVFMFDMYARDSKRGGAWMNSYRSASNIGGNSIRPIVTNNLNLTVPPVAQPTLLRFNEVKTVFHEFGHGLHGIMTKIDYASFSGVDGPRDYTEFPAQILEHWTSEPEMLALYAKHHETGEVIPDSLVERLLAAANHNQGFATTEFIAASLLDLRWHMLTAEEAAAITDATAFERSVLEEYGLIDEVEPRYRSQYFSHIFAGGYSAGYYAYLWSEILDSDGFNAFKEAENIFDPAVAGRLKQWVYEAGGLRPADELYRNFRGAEPSIEPLLNGRGFGTDGN; encoded by the coding sequence ATGAAGCCAACTAGCCTCCTTTTCCCGGTCTGCCTCGCCCTTGCGCTCGCCGCCTGCAGCGGCGCAGACCCCGAGTCGTCCGCCCCCGCCGACGCCGGCGCCACGGCGCAGACCAAGGACGCCGCGCCGGACGACATCTCCGTCACGCAAGCGGAACTCGAGGGAAATCCCTTCCTGGAAGAATGGGACACGCCCTTCGGCGTTCCCCCGTTCGAGGAGATCGCCGACGAGCACTTCCTCCCCGCCTTCAAGCAGGGAATGCTGGAGCAACGCGCTGACGTGGCCGCGATTCGGGACAACCCGGACGCCCCCACCTTCGAGAACACCATCCTCGCCATGGAGCAGGTGGGCACGCTGGCACGCAAGGTCGGCCTCGTCTTCGGCCCGCTGGCCTCGACCGAACTCAACGATGAGAAGCGCAAGCTCCAGAGCATCATCTATCCGATGTGGACGCGCGAGTCGAACAAGATCGTGCTGGACGACGCCCTCTGGCAGCGCGTGCAGGCCGTCTACCAAGCCCGCGACACGCTCGACCTCGACGAGCAGGACGCACGCCTCCTCGAACTCACCCACCGCCAGTTCGTGCGCGCCGGTGCCGCCCTCGACGAGGAGACCAAGACCAAGGTGGCCGCCATCAACGAGGAGCTCTCGGGCCTGACCACCAAGTTCGGTCAAAACCTGCTCAGCTCCACCAAGGCCTTCAAGCTGCCGATCACCGACGAAGCGGACACCGCGGGCCTCTCCGAGGCCTTCAAGTCGAGCATCTGGGACGAGGACGAAGAGGCCTGGGTGGTCACCCTGGACCGCTCGGTCTACGAGACCTTCATGACCCAGTCCGAGGTGCGTGAGCTACGCGAGCAAGCCTTTGACGGCTACCGCCTGCGCGCCAGCGACGGTGACACCGACAACGGCCCCCTGGCGATCAAGATCGCCCAGCTGCGCGCCCAGCGCGCGGCGCTCCTCGGCTACGACACCCACGCCGACTATGTGCTCGAGTACAACATGGCGCGCACGCCGAAGGGCGCCGAGGACTTCCTCCTGCGCGTCTGGAAGCCGGGCCTCGAGCAGGCCAAGGTGGAGCGTGCGGACATGCAGGCGATGATCGGCGATGAGTTCGAGTTCGCCGGCCACGACTGGTGGCACTACGCGGAGAAGATCCGCAAGGCGCGCTTCGACCTCGACGAGAACGCGCTCAAGCCCTATTTCGAACTCGAAGCCGTGAAGGCCGGCGCCTTCGAACTGGCCAACCGCCTGTTCGGCATCACCTTCACCCAGATCGACGCGCCGATCTGGAACGATGGCGTCACCGCCTACGAAGTGCGTGAGGCGGACGGCTCGCATCTGGGCGTCTTCATGTTCGACATGTACGCCCGCGACTCCAAGCGCGGCGGCGCCTGGATGAACAGCTACCGCTCCGCCTCCAACATCGGCGGCAACTCGATTCGTCCGATCGTGACCAACAACCTGAACCTCACCGTGCCGCCCGTGGCCCAGCCCACGCTGCTGCGCTTCAACGAGGTGAAGACCGTGTTCCACGAGTTCGGCCACGGCCTGCACGGCATCATGACCAAGATCGACTACGCGAGCTTCTCCGGCGTCGACGGCCCCCGCGACTACACCGAGTTCCCGGCGCAGATCCTCGAGCACTGGACCTCGGAGCCCGAGATGCTGGCCCTCTACGCCAAGCACCATGAGACGGGCGAGGTGATCCCCGACAGCCTGGTCGAGCGCCTCCTCGCCGCGGCCAACCACAACCAGGGCTTCGCCACGACGGAGTTCATCGCCGCCTCCCTGCTGGACCTGCGCTGGCACATGCTCACCGCTGAGGAAGCGGCCGCCATCACCGATGCCACCGCCTTCGAGCGCAGCGTGCTGGAGGAGTACGGCCTGATCGACGAGGTCGAGCCACGCTACCGCTCCCAGTACTTCAGCCACATCTTCGCCGGCGGCTACTCGGCCGGCTACTACGCCTACCTGTGGTCGGAGATCCTCGACTCGGACGGCTTCAACGCCTTCAAGGAAGCGGAGAACATCTTCGATCCCGCCGTGGCGGGACGCCTGAAGCAGTGGGTCTACGAGGCGGGCGGCCTTCGTCCAGCCGATGAGCTGTACCGCAACTTCCGCGGCGCCGAGCCGAGCATCGAGCCGCTGCTGAATGGCCGCGGCTTCGGCACGGACGGCAACTGA